The Castor canadensis chromosome 8, mCasCan1.hap1v2, whole genome shotgun sequence genome contains a region encoding:
- the Bcdin3d gene encoding RNA 5'-monophosphate methyltransferase: MAASAELAGGGVEEAQAEVNPRILEPGASPFGNFPHYSRFHPPEQRLCLLPPELLRRLFPPEGPEKRPILGLDVGCNSGDLSVALYKHFLSLRDGENCSDASRELRLLCCDIDPVLVERAEKECPFPDALTFITLDFMNEKTRKILLSSFLSQFGRSVFDIGFCMSITMWIHLNHGDHGLWEFLAHLSSLCHYLLVEPQPWKCYRAAARRFRKLGLRNFDHFHSLTIRGDMANQIVQILTQDHGMELVCCFGNTSWDRSLLLFRAKYTIEAHPIPESLIEEKERNRLRF, encoded by the exons ATGGCGGCTTCCGCTGAACTGGCTGGAGGGGGTGTTGAGGAAGCCCAAGCAGAAGTCAACCCGCGAATTCTGGAACCCGGGGCCTCCCCGTTTGGAAATTTCCCTCATTATTCCCGCTTCCACCCTCCGGAACAACGGCTCTGCCTCTTGCCCCCGGAGCTTCTTCGACGGCTCTTTCCTCCCGAGGGTCCCGAAAAAAGGCCGATCCTAGGACTCGACGTGGGGTGTAACTCCGGG GATCTGAGTGTGGCTCTATACAAACACTTCCTTTCCCTACGTGATGGGGAGAATTGCTCAGATGCCTCCAGAGAACTCCGCCTCCTCTGCTGTGATATAGATCCAGTCCTGGTGGAGCGAGCTGAGAAAGAATGTCCTTTTCCAGATGCCTTGACCTTTATCACCCTGGACTTCAtgaatgaaaagacaagaaagattcTCTTGAGCTCTTTCTTAAGCCAATTTGGACGTTCAGTTTTTGACATTGGCTTCTGCATGTCAATAACCATGTGGATTCATCTGAACCATGGGGACCATGGCCTGTGGGAGTTCCTGGCTCatctttcttccctctgccactaCCTTCTTGTGGAACCACAGCCTTGGAAATGTTACCGGGCAGCTGCAAGGCGCTTCCGAAAGCTGGGACTCCGTAATTTTGACCACTTCCACTCCCTCACCATCCGAGGTGATATGGCCAATCAGATTGTGCAGATCTTGACCCAGGACCATGGCATGGAATTGGTATGCTGTTTTGGCAACACCAGTTGGGACCGAAGCCTTCTGCTCTTCAGGGCAAAGTATACCATAGAGGCTCATCCAATCCCTGAATCACttatagaagagaaagaaagaaatagattaaGATTCTAG